One genomic segment of Microcella indica includes these proteins:
- a CDS encoding extracellular solute-binding protein — protein MRSSRSFSLLALAASAALLAGCAANPGTEPAEPGGEPTADGAFTLYSGRDEELIQPLIDLFEEQSGIEVDVRYGNTAELGALLLEEGEATPARVFLSQDAGALGALSQAGLFATLPDDIADAVPAGFTSTDDSWVGVTGRARVVVYDGDELTADDLPDTVVEYVEPEWAGRLGLPPGNASFQSFVTALRVIEGEQAAEEWVEALAGNDLQIFENNTATLTAVNEGTLDVGLINHYYWFRQAAEVGAENMRAQLKFLAAGDAGSIVNVTGAGILSAAAEDADALEFVRFLVSEEAQAYFVEQTFEYPLLPGVDAPEGLPALDSLVNPALDLSDLDDLSTTQQLLAEYGLI, from the coding sequence ATGCGCTCATCGCGTTCCTTCTCCCTGCTCGCCCTCGCCGCGAGCGCCGCCCTGCTCGCCGGCTGCGCCGCCAACCCCGGCACGGAGCCGGCCGAGCCCGGCGGAGAGCCGACCGCCGACGGTGCCTTCACGCTCTACTCGGGCCGCGACGAGGAGCTCATCCAGCCGCTCATCGACCTCTTCGAGGAGCAGTCGGGCATCGAGGTCGACGTGCGCTACGGCAACACCGCTGAGCTCGGCGCGCTGCTGCTCGAGGAGGGCGAGGCGACCCCCGCCCGCGTCTTCCTCTCCCAGGATGCCGGAGCGCTCGGCGCCCTCAGCCAGGCCGGACTCTTTGCGACCCTGCCCGACGACATCGCCGACGCTGTGCCCGCGGGCTTCACCTCCACCGACGACAGCTGGGTCGGCGTCACCGGCCGGGCCCGCGTCGTCGTCTACGACGGCGACGAGCTTACGGCGGACGACCTGCCCGACACGGTCGTCGAGTACGTCGAGCCCGAGTGGGCCGGCCGGCTCGGCCTGCCGCCGGGCAACGCGAGCTTCCAGTCCTTCGTCACGGCGCTGCGCGTCATCGAGGGCGAGCAGGCCGCCGAGGAGTGGGTCGAGGCGCTCGCCGGCAACGACCTGCAGATCTTCGAGAACAACACCGCGACGCTCACGGCCGTGAACGAGGGCACCCTCGACGTCGGGCTCATCAACCACTACTACTGGTTCCGTCAGGCCGCCGAGGTCGGCGCCGAGAACATGCGTGCGCAGCTGAAGTTCCTCGCGGCGGGCGACGCGGGCTCGATCGTCAACGTCACCGGTGCGGGCATCCTCAGCGCCGCGGCCGAGGACGCCGACGCCCTCGAGTTCGTGCGCTTCCTCGTCTCGGAGGAGGCGCAGGCCTACTTCGTCGAGCAGACCTTCGAGTACCCGCTGCTGCCCGGTGTCGACGCGCCCGAAGGCCTGCCCGCGCTCGACTCGCTCGTCAACCCCGCACTCGACCTGAGCGACCTCGACGACCTGTCGACGACGCAGCAGCTGCTCGCCGAGTACGGCCTCATCTAG
- a CDS encoding ABC transporter permease — protein sequence MIIAPEAVEPPRRPAPVTAPAAPGRPPGLLVVAAGVAAAAAAIPLVYLVVRATGGGFEAMLDVLARPRVLEYAANSLGLAAAVTLSALVLGTGTAVVLSRLRVPFPRAWLLVSSLPLAVPSYLAGYGWLVTLPAINGFVPSWILLTAVTVPYVTLPVAAALRGASGDLEGVARTLGRGPVRAFLVATWPQVRPAAIAGSLLVALYSLSDFGLVAMMRFPTLTWGINQAYAASFDRAQAAVLALLLVVLALLVVVGERSARGQLPRQAARAVAPRTIRRGMLVALLPVVAAAPAVGVAVPLLGLLARLLEAQTLRELDVARLLGAVGATVGVAVGAALLAVLLALPVAALASRYRGRLVSALESVSYLGHALPGIVVGLSLVFFALAVVPVLYQSVVVLVFAYAVLFAPKAISTMRAGLGDVPPRLVAVARTLGDSPLRAWWRVTVPLALPSVGIGALLVAIATMKELPATLLLRPTGVSTLATELWNRTVIVEYGAAAPYAAMLVLLAAVPAVILSGVRTVAKEEL from the coding sequence ATGATCATCGCGCCGGAGGCAGTCGAGCCGCCCCGGCGGCCCGCGCCCGTGACCGCTCCGGCGGCACCGGGTCGGCCGCCGGGGCTGCTCGTCGTCGCGGCGGGGGTGGCGGCGGCGGCAGCCGCCATCCCGCTCGTGTACCTCGTGGTGCGGGCCACCGGGGGCGGCTTCGAGGCGATGCTCGACGTGCTCGCCCGGCCGCGCGTGCTCGAGTACGCGGCGAACTCGCTGGGGCTCGCGGCCGCCGTGACGCTCAGCGCGCTCGTGCTGGGTACGGGGACGGCGGTCGTGCTGAGCAGACTGCGCGTGCCCTTCCCGCGCGCCTGGCTGCTCGTCTCGTCGTTGCCTCTCGCGGTGCCCTCCTACCTCGCCGGTTACGGGTGGCTGGTCACGCTGCCCGCGATCAACGGCTTCGTACCGAGCTGGATCCTGCTCACGGCGGTCACGGTTCCGTACGTGACGCTGCCGGTCGCGGCGGCGCTGCGCGGAGCATCCGGAGACCTCGAGGGCGTCGCGCGCACCCTCGGCCGCGGGCCCGTGCGCGCCTTCCTCGTCGCGACGTGGCCGCAGGTGCGCCCCGCCGCGATCGCCGGCTCGCTGCTCGTCGCGCTGTACTCGCTGAGCGATTTCGGGCTCGTCGCAATGATGCGGTTCCCGACCCTCACGTGGGGCATCAACCAGGCGTACGCGGCGAGCTTCGATCGCGCGCAGGCGGCGGTGCTCGCGCTGCTGCTGGTCGTGCTCGCCCTCCTCGTCGTCGTGGGGGAGCGCAGTGCGCGCGGCCAGCTGCCGAGGCAGGCGGCGCGCGCGGTCGCCCCGCGAACGATCCGGCGCGGGATGCTCGTGGCCCTGCTGCCCGTCGTCGCCGCGGCCCCCGCCGTCGGTGTCGCGGTTCCCCTGCTCGGGCTGCTCGCGCGCTTGCTCGAGGCGCAGACGTTGCGCGAGCTCGACGTGGCACGCCTGCTCGGAGCGGTCGGCGCGACCGTGGGAGTCGCCGTCGGTGCGGCGCTGCTCGCCGTGCTGCTCGCGCTGCCCGTCGCGGCGCTCGCGAGCCGCTACCGCGGGCGGCTCGTGTCGGCGCTCGAGTCGGTGAGCTACCTCGGCCACGCGCTGCCCGGCATCGTCGTCGGGCTGTCGCTCGTGTTCTTCGCCCTCGCGGTCGTTCCGGTGCTCTACCAGAGCGTCGTCGTGCTCGTCTTCGCGTACGCCGTGCTGTTCGCGCCGAAGGCGATCAGCACGATGCGGGCCGGGCTTGGAGACGTTCCGCCGCGCCTCGTCGCGGTCGCCCGCACGCTCGGCGATTCGCCGTTGCGCGCGTGGTGGCGCGTGACCGTGCCGCTCGCCCTGCCGAGTGTCGGCATCGGCGCCCTGCTCGTGGCCATCGCGACCATGAAAGAATTGCCGGCGACGCTGCTGCTGCGCCCCACGGGGGTGTCGACGCTCGCCACGGAACTGTGGAACCGCACCGTGATCGTCGAGTACGGGGCTGCCGCACCGTACGCCGCGATGCTCGTGCTGCTGGCCGCTGTTCCGGCGG